One segment of Panicum virgatum strain AP13 chromosome 1K, P.virgatum_v5, whole genome shotgun sequence DNA contains the following:
- the LOC120704289 gene encoding terpene synthase 2, chloroplastic-like, translating into MAAALAHIFSFSSVEPLLPPASPAAGNGRRRCRPRGACIRSSLAPKTQLPTDFDLQHEGLKNIQKILQQRRESSPEMMNTIDNLKRLCIDHYFEEEIESAMAVVKDLVHSDDLLDATLSFRLLRETGHDVSADDVLRRFTDCNGDFTLALSKDVRGLLSLHDMAHLDMGVETSLHKAKEFSTKHLASAIRYLEPGPARYVRQSLDHPYHLNLMQYKARHHLRYLQSLPTRNIAMEELAIAEFQLNKLQHQQEMQEIKRWWMGLGLAQEIPVARDQVLKWYMWPMAVLQGSSFSRYRIEITKIISLVYVVDDIFDLVGTLEELSLLTKAVKMWNTAAPDSLPSCMRSCYNALYTITNEIADMAEKEHGFNPVNHLREEWEVLFDGFMVESKWLATGQAPAAEDYLRNGVVTSGVPLIFAHVFYLLGQHHVTSTNEDAAKLSDHAPPAIFCVAKILRLWDDLGSAKDEAQEGLDGSYRDLYLMENPSCTPADAEEHMRRLIKREWEELNRECFSRRTFSTSFARACFNAARMVGVMYSYDKEQRLPVLEDYMRMLLL; encoded by the exons ATGGCTGCTGCACTTGCACacatcttctctttctcctccGTGGAGCCTCTTCTCCCTCCtgcttcgccggcggcggggaacgGCCGGCGACGATGCCGCCCCCGTGGTGCTTGCATCCGCTCCTCGCTGGCGCCCAAAACGCAGCTGCCCACTGACTTTGACCTCCAG CACGAGGGCCTGAAGAACATACAAAAGATTCTTCAGCAACGTCGGGAGAGCAGCCCGGAGATGATGAACACCATCGACAACCTCAAGCGCCTCTGCATCGACCATTACTTCGAGGAAGAGATCGAGAGCGCCATGGCCGTGGTCAAGGATCTCGTCCACAGCGACGACCTCCTCGATGCAACCCTATCATTCAGGTTGCTGAGAGAGACCGGACATGATGTTTCAGCAG ATGACGTGCTTCGGAGGTTCACCGACTGCAACGGCGACTTCACCCTAGCTCTCAGCAAGGACGTCAGGGGGCTCCTGAGCCTGCATGACATGGCACACCTGGACATGGGAGTTGAAACATCACTGCACAAGGCAAAGGAGTTCTCAACCAAGCACCTCGCATCTGCCATCAGGTACCTGGAGCCAGGCCCTGCAAGGTACGTGAGGCAGTCCCTGGACCACCCCTACCACCTGAACCTGATGCAGTACAAGGCCAGGCACCACCTTAGATACCTCCAGAGCCTGCCCACCAGAAACATTGCAATGGAGGAGTTGGCAATTGCAGAGTTCCAGCTCAACAAACTGCAGCATCAGCAAGAAATGCAAGAGATTAAAAG ATGGTGGATGGGGCTAGGATTGGCTCAAGAAATACCGGTGGCCCGGGACCAGGTGCTCAAGTGGTACATGTGGCCCATGGCAGTCCTGCAGGGATCTTCCTTCTCCAGATACCGGATTGAGATCACAAAGATAATCTCCCTTGTCTATGttgtggatgacatatttgaTCTTGTTGGCACACTAGAGGAGCTATCCCTCCTCACCAAGGCAGTCAAAAT GTGGAATACTGCAGCTCCTGATTCACTCCCCAGTTGCATGAGATCTTGCTACAACGCTCTCTACACCATTACAAATGAGATCGCAGACATGGCCGAAAAGGAGCATGGATTCAACCCTGTCAATCATCTCAGGGAAGAA TGGGAAGTGCTGTTTGATGGATTCATGGTTGAGTCAAAGTGGCTGGCAACCGGTCAGGCTCCTGCCGCAGAGGACTATCTGAGAAATGGTGTTGTCACTTCCGGAGTGCCGCTTATATTTGCGCACGTATTCTACCTTCTAGGGCAACATCATGTAACAAGTACTAATGAGGATGCTGCAAAGCTCAGTGATCACGCCCCTCCTGCCATCTTTTGCGTGGCCAAGATCCTCAGACTTTGGGATGACTTGGGTAGTGCCAAG GATGAAGCACAGGAAGGATTGGATGGATCCTACAGGGACTTGTACTTGATGGAGAACCCTAGCTGCACCCCAGCCGACGCCGAAGAACACATGCGGAGGCTGATCAAGAGGGAGTGGGAGGAGCTCAACAGGGAGTGCTTCTCCAGGAGGACCTTCTCCACCAGCTTCGCACGAGCCTGCTTCAACGCCGCCAGGATGGTCGGCGTCATGTACTCGTACGACAAGGAGCAGAGGCTCCCAGTCCTGGAGGACTACATGAGGATGCTGCTGCTTTGA
- the LOC120704872 gene encoding pentatricopeptide repeat-containing protein At1g02060, chloroplastic-like, protein MGSSGAPPEPPAVAAARKLHHLLRSRDLRPALSYLRTLPSPLTLLPNHALNALLRALAAAGRVRAAASLFRSIPSPTPHSFNSLLAALLRRGRRRAASALLAVFLRSPDASPDVTTLNTLLHGLFTASPRPSAPTLLKLFRFLPETYAFAPDTITYNSLLSALCRAGDLATARKLFDGMRASEEESKSGALPNVVTYTTMIRAYCAKGLADKALSLFKMMAANGVPPNRITYNTMVQGFCEAGRMELVKEVFEVDSFKPDTCTFNTLMAAHCRVGRIEDAMKVFDQMTELHVRRDSASYSMVIRALCESGEFGRAEELVDEILEKEVLKKRGGSVPLVAAYNPVFMYFCENGKAKKARVLFGQLLDRRSKVDFQAFKTLILGHCKEGNFAEGYELVLSMLKRDLVPDSECYIAVIDGFMQKGRMKSAWEALHRMLNSGLRPSTSTFHSVLLGLLKKDGCAKEAADLIEIMLERKIRQNVDLSTNLIDVLFKSDLNDCAYKITKRLYDNGYYIKMEKVIAALCEEKKFVDAAEFTLFSLQKHHELGVAVHGLVLDGLCMDGRAAEAFRLFYELIENGSTSAVAAPRSLVLLHHALEEAGKMKEADFVGKQMRRATARIRQRS, encoded by the coding sequence ATGGGCTCGTCGGGAGCAccgccggagccgccggccgtggcggcggcgaggaagctgcaccacctcctccgctcCCGCGACCTTCGCCCGGCGCTCTCCTACCTCCGCACCCTCCCTTCGCCGCTCACCCTCCTCCCCAACCACGCCCTCAACGCCCTcctccgcgcgctcgccgccgccggccgcgtccgcgccgccgcctcactcTTCCGCTCCATCCCCTCCCCCACGCCGCATTCCTTCAactccctcctcgccgcgctcctccggcggggccgccgccgcgcggcctcCGCCCTGCTCGCGGTGTTCCTCCGCTCCCCTGACGCCTCCCCCGACGTCACCACCCTCAACACCCTTCTCCATGGGCTTTTCACTGCCTCCCCGCGCCCGTCGGCTCCCACGCTCCTCAAGCTCTTCCGCTTCTTGCCGGAGACCTACGCCTTCGCCCCCGACACCATCACGTACAATTCTCTGCTATCCGCTCTGTGCCGAGCCGGCGACCTGGCCACCGCGCGCAAGCTGTTCGACGGAATGCGCGCGAGCGAAGAAGAGAGCAAAAGTGGCGCCCTCCCTAATGTTGTCACCTACACTACCATGATCAGGGCGTACTGTGCAAAGGGGCTTGCTGACAAGGCATTGTCACTCTTCAAGATGATGGCCGCAAATGGCGTGCCGCCAAACAGGATCACCTACAACACGATGGTACAGGGCTTCTGTGAGGCCGGAAGGATGGAGCTAGTTAAGGAGGTGTTCGAGGTGGACTCCTTTAAGCCAGACACATGCACGTTCAACACGCTAATGGCTGCACATTGCAGGGTAGGGCGGATTGAGGATGCAATGAAGGTGTTTGATCAAATGACAGAGCTTCATGTGAGACGTGACTCTGCAAGCTATAGCATGGTGATCCGGGCATTGTGTGAGAGCGGTGAGTTTGGTCGGGCCGAGGAGCTTGTGGATGAGATCTTGGAGAAGGAGGTGCTCAAAAAAAGAGGTGGTTCTGTACCACTTGTCGCAGCATACAACCCAGTTTTTATGTACTTTTGTGAGAATGGGAAAGCAAAAAAAGCCAGGGTGCTGTTTGGGCAGTTGCTGGATAGGAGGAGCAAGGTTGATTTCCAAGCATTCAAGACGTTGATACTAGGACATTGTAAGGAGGGCAATTTTGCAGAAGGGTACGAGCTGGTGCTCTCAATGTTAAAGAGGGATCTTGTCCCTGACAGTGAGTGTTATATTGCTGTAATAGATGGCTTTATGCAGAAGGGAAGGATGAAATCTGCTTGGGAAGCTCTTCACAGGATGTTAAATAGTGGCCTTCGGCCTAGCACAAGTACATTCCACTCGGTTCTTTTGGGGCTTTTGAAGAAAGATGGCTGTGCGAAAGAAGCTGCCGATTTGATTGAGATAATGCTAGAGAGGAAAATCCGGCAGAACGTTGATCTTTCTACTAATCTGATCGATGTACTGTTCAAAAGTGATCTCAATGACTGTGCATACAAGATTACTAAGCGTCTGTATGATAATGGCTACTATATCAAGATGGAAAAGGTAATTGCAGCACTTTGCGAGGAGAAGAAGTTTGTAGATGCAGCGGAGTTTACTTTGTTTAGCTTGCAGAAGCACCATGAATTGGGTGTTGCAGTTCACGGTCTTGTTCTGGATGGCCTCTGCATGGACGGTAGAGCTGCAGAGGCATTCCGGCTTTTCTATGAGCTAATTGAGAATGGAAGCACttctgctgttgctgctccccGCAGCTTAGTCTTGCTTCATCATGCACTCGAGGAAGCTGGAAAGATGAAAGAGGCTGATTTTGTTGGTAAACAGATGAGACGCGCCACTGCCAGAATTAGGCAAAGGAGCTGA